CATTGCCGCATTGGCAGCCGGAAATTGTTGTATTTTAAAGCCTAGTGAAATTGCAGAAAATACGATGAAAGCAATGGTAAAAATCATTAATGAAAATTTTCCAGCTGAATATCTATACGCTTTTGAAGGAGGAATTGATGAAACCACAGAATTGTTACAACTGAAATTTGATAAAATATTTTTTACAGGTAGTACTAAAGTTGGAAAAATTGTTTACGAAGCTGCTGCAAAAAATCTAACTCCTGTTACGCTGGAATTAGGCGGGAAATCTCCCACTATCATTAGTAAAGAAGCCAATCTTGAAGTAGCTGCCAAAAGAATTGTCTGGGGAAAATTTTTAAATGCCGGACAAACCTGTGTTGCTCCGGATTATTTGTTAGTCGAAGAATCCGTTAAGGAGCAGTTTTTGGAAATGCTTCGAAAATATATTCAGGAATTTAAATATAAACCAAATTCAGAACATTACACCAGAATTATTAACCAAAGGAATTTTGAAAGATTGATCAAGCTTATCAATAAGGATAAAATTTACTTCGGAGGAAATTTCGATAAAGAAAAATTATTTATAGAACCTACGCTTTTAACGGACGTTAACTGGAACGATGATGTAATGCAGGAAGAGATTTTCGGACCTATTCTACCCGTCATTTCTTTTACCAATTTCAATATCGTATTGAATGAAATAATAGAATTAGAAAAGCCTCTGGCTGCGTATTTATTCACTAATAATTCAGAAGAAAAAGAAATTTTTAAGCAGAAATTTTCCTTTGGCGGAGGCTGTATCAATGATGTCATGATGCATTTAGGAAATGAAAATCTTCCGTTTGGAGGCGTTGGAAATTCAGGAATTGGAAATTATCACGGTAAATTCGGTTTTGAAACCTTTTCACATCAAAAAGCTATTCTTGAAAGAGCAACTTGGGGCGAACCGAATATTAAATATCCACCTTATTCTGAGAAAAAATTAAGCTGGATTAAAAAATTAATGTAATTAATCCCGAAATAGGGATTTGTAATAATAATGTTGTATTTTTATTCTTGTTAAATCAAATAAGCATAACATTATGAAAAAATTAAAAAAATTATCACGAGAGCAGTTAAAAAATGTCTCAGGTGGGGGATCTTGTACAGGAACCTGTTCAGACGGATCTTTTGTTTATGTAAGCTCATGTACATCATGCATTAGCTATTCTGGGGGAGCTGCTTGCTATAATTCTCACGAAGAAAGCATCTATGTTGAAACTTGCTAAAAAAAAGGCTGCCCTTTATTGGACAGC
The sequence above is a segment of the Chryseobacterium sp. MYb264 genome. Coding sequences within it:
- a CDS encoding bacteriocin-like protein, with product MKKLKKLSREQLKNVSGGGSCTGTCSDGSFVYVSSCTSCISYSGGAACYNSHEESIYVETC
- a CDS encoding aldehyde dehydrogenase gives rise to the protein MPEICFMEIQEVISKQKEFFNTNQTKNIRFRKMYLEKLRDVIIQNENLLYEAIYKDFGKSTFDTFTTEISFILNDINYYLKNLKSLSKPKKVRTNLVNQLGKSRIYCEPLGNILVIGAWNYPYQLSLSPIIAALAAGNCCILKPSEIAENTMKAMVKIINENFPAEYLYAFEGGIDETTELLQLKFDKIFFTGSTKVGKIVYEAAAKNLTPVTLELGGKSPTIISKEANLEVAAKRIVWGKFLNAGQTCVAPDYLLVEESVKEQFLEMLRKYIQEFKYKPNSEHYTRIINQRNFERLIKLINKDKIYFGGNFDKEKLFIEPTLLTDVNWNDDVMQEEIFGPILPVISFTNFNIVLNEIIELEKPLAAYLFTNNSEEKEIFKQKFSFGGGCINDVMMHLGNENLPFGGVGNSGIGNYHGKFGFETFSHQKAILERATWGEPNIKYPPYSEKKLSWIKKLM